A stretch of DNA from Oreochromis aureus strain Israel breed Guangdong linkage group 10, ZZ_aureus, whole genome shotgun sequence:
TCACATCATTCACGTCTTGCTTGAACTGAACAAGCTCTTCACAGGTGACTTTCCTCCAAAAGCACTGCCATTCGTGTTAACAGCTCCTATGAAAACAATCTAAAGAGAACTAATCCATGCCGGGGCTGAGAGGAGGAAAATGGACAAAAAGAAATGAACCAGCGCTATTTCATTTGGTCTAAATGTCTGGATGGATGGAAAGGGAGCGTATATATTATCCGGTTTAGTCTGTGCTATATACATGTCTTTACAATATCTTCCTGAATGTTGAAGCAGTTCATAGCCTTGAAAAATCTTTTatcatcttctgtttttttttttttctttttttcagttggcACTTGCTTGGCGATTTTCTGTCAGCCTTGGTAGTCACTGTTATGTTTCTATTGCAGCCTACAGTAGCCAGTCTGTTCCTGCCAAAATAAAGGAGGACAAGCCTGGCGACAGGGTGGAAGAGTGCAGGAAACAGTGCCGTGTTGATTTTCAATTGGAGACCTGcgggaaacaacaacaaatggcCGGAAACACACAAGTTAGGACCACGAGTCAACGACAGGCGTGAAAAACACATGCTCAGTACTGTGCAACAGTCTCAAAGCACGCCTTCATTTCTTTAGATTTGGCTCTGAAAATGGCAAACAGGTGTAGTGAGTTATTGAACCATGTCTAAACATACATGGAATATATCAGGCAAAAAAGGCGACTCGGTGCAATTTTAATGAACTCATCCTTTGCTCGTTAACACAGCCTGAAATGTCTTCAACAAATATAGGAAACCTTGTCTAAGCGGCCTTCAGCTGCAGTTCTCCAAGCGGCTACAAATAcatccaaagctcttctttggatgttcgCTGCCTTTCGTTTCATTCTGTCAAGACAAgctccactgtgtttttctgtccccATACACTTAAAACTGTATCGCCTGTGTTTTAGACGTCATTGCCATCCTGAAACATTAAGCTGTTGCCATTTTGAAAAGATTTCCAACATCGTGAGTTGATATGCAACCACTGTGTTTATCTAAGCATGGCAGAGACAGAGTCGTACCTCTGCCCTGACCTCCTCTGTGCAGACGGaaaatttgaaccaaaaatgtaaaatttggatccaaatttgtctggctcaTTGGAAGCAAACTGTTGGTGCCTCAAGACTTTGGCACAGCacgccatttatttatttgtttttttaacactttaatCAAGTGTAAACAGACAAAACTAGCAGTGCTGCTAATATTTATCTTAAATCTTTCACAGAATTTATTTACCAGTATATTAATATAAACCCATCAAGCTTTTGTGTTGAGCCAACTGAACTGTCTTTAAGGAGAATCTGTGGTGGTGCTATCCAGATTAAGTTTAGGGATGACTAAACAATCCTTACCCTGAAAACATGAAGCTAGATCTGTGCTGAGCATCACTCAAACGCAGTCTCTTGGCTTTTTCGTACACAACGGGCAACTTTCCTTTTGAATGCGCCATGTCTGTCCTCCCGCCATTCTTTCTGCAGGGGGACGTTTACACAAAATTTTAAATCAGAATGAGTCACATGTTCACTCACGACTAGACTTTAAATTTTATAGAAATGTTTGGATTGAATAAAAGGACACATGCAAAATATCTTTACACAGTCAGACTTACTGCAGCATCGACATTGGCTGGCGAGTCACCGTTTGGGTCTGCCAGCATAGAGATAACACTAATCATGATGGTTTCCACAGTGTGGATCGGCAGCCAGCGCTCTTCTGGTTTCTCGTAGCCATATTTGTCCTCTCCAGGCTCgtgtaaaatagaaatacatacATCGCCGTTCTTGTCAACTGGAGATGAAGAAAGAAAGATTACTAATATTTTTTGAAGTAGAAAATGCTCTCAGTGGAAAGTGTGTACTTTGCTGTTCACTGCCTGCTCCTAAGTAGCCATCTGTGTGTGTCCACAAATTTTCCCACTGGTTAGTCCTTAAATATAAACCTGCTTGGGTCGACTCCTTATCTGTGTACTGACATGTGCAAAGACCCTGACCTTTCACACCGTTTTACAGATGCTTTCCCCCCCAAACTCAGAACAGGACCATGGGGAAAAGCACCTTTTAAACACACTGTCCCTTTTTCCTGAAACACATCTATAGAAGGCCTGAACCTGTTGGGAGTGTTTACGTCTATTTTAAAGGTCTGAGAAAATAGTTCCCTTGGTCAGTGGGATTACTGCTGAGGTCGCACTGGTTCTTGACTTTACTGAACTTTATCTGGCTGCTGTTTACGTGCTTGTGCTGTGTATCAGTGACCTTTAGGTCACTGCGTGTGTTTACAGTCTTTGCTGCCACTTTTGAAAAAGAGGCTTTTACCTCCATCACGATAAACACACCACGTAGTAAAGATGGCAAAATAATTTGAATCAACAGTACAGTCACAATAAAActaataacatttaacattaacACAGAGATTATACAGCCTTTATTTcttaagcttaaaaacatttataataaTATTCATAGTATGTTTCACTGGTACCTACCATTAGGGTGCCAAATATCTGTGATAAATTTCATTTTAGGTGGCCTGAGAGGGTAGTCTTTGGGAAAGGTCAGGTGAGCTTTAAACACACCACCTTCACTGTGGGGGGAGGGGGaaaagatgacaaaaaaaatcagcatgaTAGGTaccaaagtttaaaaacaaatcccCACAGGCCACAAACTCATCGCTCCCACTACAACCCATACACAAGACAGGGAGACTCACTACAAGGTGTCTGGAGGCCCAATGATAAGGACTTCCCATCTGTAGAGATCGCTATCCTCGATCAGGCCTGCTGAGAATCCCTCCACtgggtttttgttcagctctgaataaaaaaaaaaacccaaagtcaTTCACTATGACATACAGCACACTACCTCCACTACATTACCCACATGCATTACACTGTGCTTCAGGCAGCTGAGGTGACAACATGACTCATCTCAGAGGGGCTTGAGTGAGAATGAGCATATTGCTCAAACTCATCATGTCGCAATTCCAAACTACTTAGCAGTTCCCACCTATATTACCAATTTGCCATGAACACCCAActccctagggatcaataaagtattctgattcatTGCATCAAGAATGGCAGCGCTCACtgtaaacaacattttaaacaacTGTAAATCTGTGCTCATGAGTTGGACTAAATGTAGATTTTTTACATCATAATACATTAAGTGGATTTTGGGATTATCTATCGAGCAGCCGTTTGATAAAGCAGTTTAACCTTTTACATAACATGATGGAagaatttgtttttcttgatAGGCCAAACAAACATTTCGAAGGAGCTGGCTCTGTGAAGTCTGATGCTTACTGATCATTACTTCAAGGCTTATAAGAATCACAAGCATTAATTGTAGACTGCAGATCGTATAAATGTGCAACAAAGAAATGCAGCCTTTTTGTCAATGCAATAGCCCCCACAACACGAAATTCGTGGAGCTTTAGTTTCCTGAATTAATCTACAACCCTCGCTCCAAAATATGGAGGTTTAGGTCAATTACCGGTCACCTTGGAGGGCAGAATGTGGGGACAAGTATAAAGGTGGACCCAGTGACCCTTACAGTCTCCATGcgaaattttcattttttaaacaaaacctgAAACACGTCATTAGTGCTACAAACCTAAAACATTATACAGGGCGTGTTCGACTCAGCTACTTTTGGAAGGTCCCTAATTTTAGAGTAGCTAAATATAATTCGCAGCTGACCCTGCTAAAAGAGCGAATTGAGGTAATGCGAGATTAACGTTAGCTTAGCGCGTTGACGCTAACAACAGTGACAGGGGCTAGCGTTAGCCTACAGTTAGCTAGCTGGTTAAACACGTTAATTCTGCGGTGAGTGGTAGGGACATGTTTTAACCAGTAAAACGGTACTTACATTTATGCATAAAAATGTCAGCAATGCCACACTAATCACGTAACTGCTAAACGTCATGTTAAAAACGCGAAACACTACTTGGCTCCTCGGTTAAAAATACATGTAAACACATTAAGTCAGTCGAGCCAGCTACAGGCTAACGTTAGGCTCAGTGGTTTGAGCTAGCCTCGTATTAGAAAGTCGCTGGGGCTTCTGACAGCGGCTTTCATCTGCAACCAGTACGCAGTGTCGAAAGGCACACACATAGATCAGTTGGTCCCCTGAAACACTGAAGACTTTCATTTACTAAACGAGGGAGGTGTTTGTTCGCTTCCACTGTTATAATCCCCGGGCAGTTTATTTGTCATTCGGATCTTAACATTAATGCAGAAGGTTCAAGAAAACAGTTTGCGCCAGCACCACGGTTTCAATCACAGCCGCGGCACCGCTGTCGTTAGCTCGGCACCCAGCATCAGTTAACATGACGGTTTAATTACCTGCAAGCTGTCTCCTGAGTAACAACGCTGACTGAGGCTCTGTCATACTTTAACCAATGTAATGCAGCTATGTTCGATGTTAATATTTCGCGGTAACAGCGTTAATTTAACGTTCACCTAACAGGACTCTGTTCCTTCTATTTTCCGTTTAGCATTCCCGTCATTATTCTTCTTCGCCGCCTTCCCCTGCCGCTATCGTTTCTTCTTCGTTGATTTTTTGGGGGAGCTTCACGTCCTCAGTGATGCATTACTCCCACCTTCTGGATAGGGTTTTACTTGCAGTGttcatattattattacaattattatttttgttgttggcgtgattttatttttcatgcacTATTGAAATTAtcatatttcattttcacatttctCTCAATTGCTTCCAGGGTTTACCTTTTACCCCTGCACCTCATGTTAATTTGtacattataataataataatggattggatttatatagcgcttttca
This window harbors:
- the ube2g1a gene encoding ubiquitin-conjugating enzyme E2 G1a — protein: MTEPQSALLLRRQLAELNKNPVEGFSAGLIEDSDLYRWEVLIIGPPDTLYEGGVFKAHLTFPKDYPLRPPKMKFITDIWHPNVDKNGDVCISILHEPGEDKYGYEKPEERWLPIHTVETIMISVISMLADPNGDSPANVDAAKEWREDRHGAFKRKVARCVRKSQETAFE